In a genomic window of Streptomyces sp. SJL17-4:
- a CDS encoding glycoside hydrolase family 6 protein — MKPRNLRRRVTAALAAVAACAALTATQGQAQAQAQAAPSQDGTLTPATKFYVDPLSKAAKQALADVRNGDFANAANMAKLASHPQAEWFTEGTPDEVRAKVDGLVRKARVVGRTPLLVAYNVPGRDCSQYSSGGAASSAAYRKWIDAFAAGIGDRKAVVVVEPDGLALLPRDCGPAVDPTGELTATRIADLEYAVRTLKSKPRTAVYLDAGNVLWRPVGDMAQRLLDAGVRYSDGFSLNVSNTHPTDHNTRYGTWIAKCMWLATEGPDWARGHTDWCATQYYSPAAPNDGTPGNAVDSADPATWRWTDAWFDQNAGTPPNDALHHFVIDTSRNGLGAWTPEPGKYSGDPEIWCNAPGRGLGPRPTADTGAPLVDAYLWIKIPGESDGSCTRNTGGTIDPEYGIVDPPAGTWWPDQVHSLARNAAPRLTFNR; from the coding sequence ATGAAGCCACGCAACCTACGGCGTCGGGTGACCGCCGCACTCGCGGCGGTCGCCGCCTGCGCCGCCCTGACCGCGACGCAGGGACAGGCGCAGGCTCAGGCACAGGCCGCACCCTCGCAGGACGGCACGCTCACCCCGGCCACGAAGTTCTACGTCGACCCGCTCAGCAAGGCGGCCAAGCAGGCTCTCGCCGACGTCAGGAACGGCGACTTCGCGAACGCCGCGAACATGGCCAAGCTCGCGAGCCACCCACAGGCCGAGTGGTTCACCGAGGGCACCCCCGACGAGGTGCGCGCGAAGGTCGACGGGCTCGTCCGCAAGGCCCGAGTGGTCGGCAGGACCCCCCTCCTGGTCGCCTACAACGTGCCGGGCCGCGACTGCTCGCAGTACTCCAGCGGCGGCGCCGCGTCCTCCGCCGCGTACCGGAAGTGGATCGACGCCTTCGCCGCCGGCATCGGCGACCGCAAGGCGGTGGTCGTCGTCGAACCCGACGGCCTGGCCCTCCTCCCCCGGGACTGCGGGCCCGCCGTGGACCCGACCGGCGAGCTCACGGCGACCCGCATCGCCGACCTCGAATACGCCGTCAGAACGCTCAAGTCCAAGCCCCGCACGGCGGTCTACCTGGACGCGGGCAACGTCCTGTGGCGGCCCGTCGGCGACATGGCCCAGCGACTCCTCGACGCCGGCGTCCGGTACAGCGACGGCTTCTCCCTCAACGTCTCCAACACCCACCCCACCGACCACAACACCAGGTACGGCACCTGGATAGCGAAATGCATGTGGCTCGCCACCGAAGGACCCGACTGGGCCCGCGGCCACACCGACTGGTGCGCCACGCAGTACTACTCGCCCGCCGCGCCCAACGACGGCACCCCCGGCAACGCCGTCGACTCCGCCGACCCCGCCACCTGGCGCTGGACCGACGCCTGGTTCGACCAGAACGCGGGCACCCCGCCCAACGACGCGCTGCACCACTTCGTCATCGACACCAGCCGCAACGGACTGGGCGCCTGGACCCCGGAGCCCGGCAAGTACAGCGGCGACCCGGAAATCTGGTGCAACGCGCCCGGCCGCGGCCTCGGCCCGCGCCCCACCGCCGACACCGGCGCACCGCTCGTCGACGCCTACCTGTGGATCAAGATCCCCGGCGAGTCCGACGGCAGCTGCACCCGCAACACCGGCGGCACGATCGACCCCGAGTACGGCATCGTCGACCCGCCGGCCGGCACCTGGTGGCCGGACCAGGTCCACTCCCTGGCCCGTAACGCGGCACCGCGGCTGACGTTCAACCGCTGA
- a CDS encoding glycoside hydrolase family 6 protein: MRRRIRALAAAFLALPLALAAAPSAHAADPTTMTSGFYVDPNSTAKQWVAANPGDGRTPAINGSLANTPQARWFGAWSGTIGTATGAYVGAADHAGKLPILVAYNIPLRDSCGGHSGGGASSPSAYASWIAQFAGGIANRPAVVILEPDALADSGCLNQTQIRERQTMISGAVSEFNRQAPNAWLYLDAGNPGWVSPADMAQRLHAGGLRQARGFSLNVSNYYTTAQNTAYGNAVNGELGARYGYTKPFVVDTSRNGNGSNGEWCNAAGRRIGTPTQLGGGAEMLLWIKAPGESDGNCGVGAGSSAGQFLPEAAYKMVYGY; encoded by the coding sequence ATGCGCCGCCGAATCCGCGCCCTCGCCGCAGCCTTCCTCGCGCTGCCGCTGGCACTCGCCGCCGCCCCGTCCGCCCACGCGGCCGACCCGACCACCATGACCAGCGGCTTCTACGTGGACCCGAACTCCACCGCCAAGCAGTGGGTCGCCGCCAACCCTGGCGACGGCCGGACGCCCGCGATCAACGGGTCCCTCGCCAACACCCCCCAGGCCCGCTGGTTCGGCGCGTGGAGCGGCACCATCGGCACCGCGACGGGTGCGTACGTGGGGGCGGCCGACCACGCGGGCAAGCTGCCCATTCTCGTCGCCTACAACATCCCCCTCCGCGACTCCTGCGGCGGGCACTCCGGAGGCGGCGCCTCCTCGCCGTCCGCGTACGCGAGCTGGATCGCGCAGTTCGCCGGCGGGATCGCCAACCGCCCGGCCGTCGTCATCCTGGAACCGGACGCACTCGCGGACTCCGGCTGCCTGAACCAGACCCAGATCCGCGAACGACAGACCATGATCAGCGGCGCCGTCTCCGAGTTCAACCGCCAGGCACCCAACGCCTGGCTCTACCTCGACGCCGGCAACCCCGGCTGGGTGAGCCCGGCGGACATGGCTCAGCGCCTCCACGCCGGCGGCCTCCGGCAGGCCCGCGGCTTCTCCCTCAACGTCTCGAACTACTACACCACCGCCCAGAACACCGCCTACGGCAACGCCGTCAACGGCGAACTGGGCGCCCGCTACGGCTACACCAAGCCGTTCGTCGTCGACACCAGCCGGAACGGGAACGGCTCCAATGGCGAGTGGTGCAACGCGGCGGGCCGCCGCATCGGCACCCCCACCCAGCTGGGCGGCGGCGCCGAGATGCTCCTGTGGATCAAGGCCCCGGGCGAGTCCGACGGCAACTGCGGCGTCGGAGCGGGATCCTCGGCCGGACAGTTCCTCCCCGAGGCCGCCTACAAGATGGTCTACGGCTACTGA
- a CDS encoding LacI family DNA-binding transcriptional regulator — MAEGVPRRQSTLDEVAELAGVSRSVASRVLNNAPHVSRAKREAVERAVHRLGYVPNPTARALATRQTGAAALVVSGEDPSIFADPFFAQVIVGASAALEDADLHLMLCLAASDRGRKRVEQLLRSKGADGVMLMALREDDPLARMAQEADMPVVFGGRPVGLDPRWYVDVDNVGGARAATEHLLAAGRTRVATICGRLDTEVGRARHRGHRDALLAAGLDPYPPEAGDFTEASGAVAMAALLARHPDLDGVFAASDNMGVGALRALREAGRTVPGDVAVVGFDDLDVARIADPPLTTVNQPIEGLGREMARMLVALIDGQDPTPLILPTRLVVRASA; from the coding sequence ATGGCGGAAGGTGTGCCGCGTCGGCAGTCGACCCTCGACGAAGTGGCCGAACTGGCCGGTGTCTCAAGGTCGGTGGCCTCCCGTGTACTCAACAACGCGCCACACGTCAGCCGCGCCAAACGCGAGGCGGTCGAACGGGCCGTCCACCGGCTCGGCTACGTGCCGAACCCGACCGCCCGCGCGCTGGCGACCCGTCAGACGGGCGCGGCCGCCCTGGTCGTCTCGGGGGAGGACCCGTCGATCTTCGCGGATCCGTTCTTCGCTCAGGTGATCGTGGGGGCCTCGGCGGCCCTGGAGGACGCCGATCTCCACCTGATGCTGTGCCTGGCCGCCTCCGACCGGGGCCGTAAGCGCGTGGAACAGCTTCTTCGGTCCAAGGGGGCCGACGGGGTGATGCTGATGGCGCTGCGCGAGGACGATCCGCTGGCCCGCATGGCCCAGGAGGCGGACATGCCCGTCGTGTTCGGCGGGCGGCCGGTCGGTTTAGACCCCCGGTGGTACGTGGACGTCGACAACGTCGGCGGAGCGCGCGCGGCGACCGAGCACCTGCTCGCGGCCGGCCGGACCCGGGTGGCCACCATCTGCGGGCGGCTCGACACCGAGGTCGGACGCGCCCGGCATCGCGGTCACCGGGACGCCCTGCTGGCGGCGGGCCTCGATCCGTACCCGCCGGAAGCCGGTGACTTCACGGAGGCCAGTGGAGCCGTCGCCATGGCCGCCCTGCTGGCGCGGCATCCGGACCTGGACGGGGTGTTCGCCGCCAGCGACAACATGGGGGTCGGCGCGCTGCGCGCGCTGCGTGAAGCCGGCCGGACGGTCCCCGGTGACGTCGCCGTGGTCGGGTTCGACGACCTCGACGTGGCCCGGATCGCCGATCCGCCGCTGACCACGGTGAACCAACCGATAGAGGGTCTCGGCCGGGAGATGGCGCGCATGCTGGTCGCGCTCATCGACGGTCAGGACCCCACTCCGCTGATCCTGCCCACACGCCTGGTCGTCCGCGCCAGCGCGTGA